In Nocardia sputorum, a single genomic region encodes these proteins:
- a CDS encoding class II glutamine amidotransferase, giving the protein MCLLTYLPAQVAPDPDALAYGARANPHGHGFAIVAGGRILVGRGMNADRVITEFIKARGEHPTGPALFHSRYATHGSIGIRNCHPFRLGGDARTVLAHNGTLPKRVHPGPYDPRSDTRIAAEEYLPKQPFGSIDTHRGARGLASWLGSSKLLILTVDPAYAHHAYLFGHHNGYWQDEIWYSNNSYLPLALRWPKRRRYLCGYCQKFDLHRTSRYCGDCGWCFDCETAFPDCTCHTASTTATSRHRGPRALPSAHHHPHQQASAP; this is encoded by the coding sequence ATGTGCCTGCTGACATACCTGCCCGCCCAAGTCGCTCCCGATCCCGACGCATTGGCCTACGGGGCGCGAGCCAACCCGCACGGTCACGGGTTCGCGATCGTGGCCGGAGGCCGGATTCTGGTCGGGCGTGGGATGAACGCCGACCGGGTGATCACCGAGTTCATCAAAGCGCGCGGCGAGCATCCGACCGGTCCGGCGTTGTTTCATTCCCGCTACGCCACCCACGGCAGCATCGGCATCCGCAACTGTCACCCGTTCCGATTGGGTGGCGACGCTCGAACGGTGCTGGCGCACAACGGGACACTGCCCAAACGGGTGCACCCCGGACCCTATGACCCGCGTTCGGACACCCGGATCGCGGCGGAGGAGTACCTGCCCAAGCAGCCGTTCGGGTCGATCGACACCCATCGCGGGGCACGAGGTCTGGCGTCGTGGCTGGGGTCGAGCAAACTGCTGATCCTCACCGTCGACCCGGCCTACGCCCATCACGCCTACCTGTTCGGCCACCACAACGGGTACTGGCAGGACGAAATCTGGTACTCCAACAACAGCTACCTACCCCTGGCGCTGCGCTGGCCGAAGCGACGCCGATACCTGTGTGGGTACTGCCAGAAATTCGACCTGCACCGCACCAGCCGCTACTGCGGTGACTGCGGCTGGTGCTTCGACTGCGAAACCGCATTCCCCGACTGCACCTGCCACACCGCCTCAACCACCGCCACGTCACGCCATCGGGGGCCGCGCGCACTGCCGTCGGCGCATCACCATCCCCACCAGCAAGCCAGCGCTCCCTGA
- a CDS encoding class II glutamine amidotransferase produces the protein MCILTFVKPGISPDLDALANGALANPHGHGYAVLTDTGILVGRGMNAEKVITEFAAVRQRHPEGAALFHSRLATHGLRTVANCHPFLVGADERTVLAHNGILPDNVHPTRGDQRSDTRIAAEDFLPTQPFGSLDSWAGRERLERWLGSDKMVLLTIDPAYKHSAYIFNEGYGHWDGGIWYSNRTYLPHTWGYTGAVDWEYCLGCGEIDPEQPGPHCTTCGFCAECLRRVRRSGPLRRPHRTRERLTAHTWL, from the coding sequence ATGTGCATCCTGACATTCGTCAAACCCGGTATCAGCCCCGACCTCGACGCCTTGGCCAACGGTGCGTTGGCCAACCCGCACGGCCACGGCTACGCCGTGCTCACCGACACCGGCATCCTTGTCGGGCGCGGCATGAATGCCGAGAAGGTGATCACCGAGTTCGCCGCCGTGCGTCAGCGTCATCCGGAGGGTGCGGCGTTGTTCCATTCCCGGTTGGCCACCCACGGTCTTCGCACCGTCGCCAACTGTCATCCCTTCCTCGTCGGCGCCGACGAGCGAACCGTGCTCGCGCACAACGGGATCCTGCCGGACAACGTCCACCCGACCAGAGGCGATCAGCGCAGCGACACCCGTATCGCCGCCGAGGATTTCCTGCCGACCCAACCGTTCGGGTCGCTGGATTCGTGGGCGGGACGGGAGCGGCTGGAGCGGTGGCTGGGCAGCGACAAGATGGTGCTGCTGACCATCGACCCCGCCTACAAGCATTCGGCCTACATCTTCAACGAAGGCTACGGGCACTGGGACGGCGGGATCTGGTACTCCAACCGCACCTACCTGCCGCACACCTGGGGCTACACCGGCGCCGTGGACTGGGAGTACTGCCTGGGCTGCGGCGAAATCGACCCCGAACAGCCCGGACCGCACTGCACCACGTGCGGATTCTGCGCCGAGTGCCTGCGCCGCGTTCGACGGTCTGGACCGCTACGCCGACCTCATCGAACTCGAGAACGCCTGACCGCGCACACCTGGCTCTGA
- a CDS encoding DUF4192 family protein has protein sequence MSFVDDPGRFIAEALATLPEPPQRSLVVMTLREPASGPDGYIAVERIRHEDLHRTRHYLATSPILDRTRRWCARHRPEVVAVVVVDGPTPGTPFPRDEYRELMARFHDQLTALGVGVFAAWSVTGRDPGHPWADLVGSEHGLLPYPPPRGGSVENLPPDLVPDAELAAEVAALVTVRDGDRELSRQRLRLTLIQVEAVHAGGVLSAAEIAELADALSDGLVRDSLYAFAAGPKRPRGHRLWALLVRALPSPHRTAAAMLCAVTAYVDGDRDRARAAIGIAVADDPDNPTVQAMAAGIHRTVPVALFRAALGAGRAGTAQLGIDID, from the coding sequence GTGTCGTTCGTTGATGATCCCGGCCGGTTCATCGCCGAGGCGTTGGCTACGTTGCCGGAACCACCGCAGCGGTCACTGGTGGTGATGACCTTGCGGGAACCGGCGTCCGGACCGGACGGATATATCGCCGTAGAACGCATCCGCCACGAAGACCTGCACAGGACGCGCCACTACCTGGCCACGAGTCCGATCCTGGACCGCACCCGCCGGTGGTGCGCCCGGCACCGCCCGGAGGTCGTCGCCGTGGTCGTGGTCGACGGCCCGACCCCTGGCACACCGTTTCCCCGCGACGAATATCGCGAGCTCATGGCCCGGTTTCACGATCAACTCACCGCACTGGGAGTCGGTGTGTTCGCGGCGTGGTCGGTCACCGGCCGCGACCCGGGCCACCCCTGGGCCGACCTGGTCGGCAGCGAGCACGGTCTGCTGCCCTACCCACCACCACGCGGCGGCAGCGTCGAGAACCTTCCCCCCGATCTGGTGCCGGATGCCGAGCTGGCGGCCGAGGTCGCCGCACTGGTGACGGTGCGTGACGGGGACCGTGAGCTGTCGCGGCAACGGCTGCGACTGACCCTGATACAGGTCGAGGCGGTCCACGCCGGGGGTGTTCTGTCGGCCGCGGAGATCGCCGAGCTCGCCGACGCACTGAGCGACGGCCTGGTCCGCGACAGCCTGTACGCCTTCGCCGCCGGCCCGAAACGACCACGCGGACATCGGTTGTGGGCGTTGCTGGTGCGGGCGTTGCCCTCACCCCACCGCACTGCGGCGGCGATGTTGTGTGCGGTCACCGCCTATGTCGACGGTGACCGTGACCGGGCGCGTGCGGCGATCGGGATCGCGGTGGCCGACGACCCCGACAACCCGACGGTGCAGGCGATGGCCGCCGGAATCCACCGCACCGTCCCGGTCGCGCTGTTTCGCGCCGCGCTGGGTGCCGGACGCGCCGGCACCGCTCAACTCGGCATCGACATCGACTGA
- the dprA gene encoding DNA-processing protein DprA, producing MIPASQSPSRRLAWAILARAALTAAPVVRELLHTLEVEEAAARLTTGQDVAADLPRDLRGLAARDLDRADALGVRLLTRDDAEWPGNAGLSDLDAPGISGGSPVALWVRGAPRQAPLSQFTVAVVGARAASGYGVRVTHDLAGDLAERGWTVISGGAFGIDAAAHRAALTRGGRTIAVVATGLGRAYPAAHRELFDRIAESGMLISEYPPDTPAAKHRFLQRNRLVAALSSAVVIPECVFRGDTRNTANWARQLNRPVLAVPGPIYSAASTGCHELIRAGHARLVTDAQQVIDDITSTPAPPHSGDRPIA from the coding sequence ATGATTCCCGCATCGCAGTCCCCCTCGCGCCGGCTGGCGTGGGCGATCCTCGCGCGCGCTGCGCTGACTGCGGCGCCGGTCGTGCGCGAGCTGCTGCACACCCTCGAGGTCGAGGAGGCCGCCGCACGGCTCACCACCGGCCAGGATGTCGCGGCCGATCTTCCGCGGGATCTGCGGGGGCTGGCCGCGCGGGATCTGGACCGCGCGGATGCGCTCGGCGTTCGGCTGCTCACCCGTGACGATGCCGAGTGGCCAGGGAATGCGGGACTGTCCGACCTGGACGCACCCGGCATCAGCGGTGGGAGTCCGGTGGCGTTGTGGGTGCGCGGGGCACCGCGGCAGGCCCCGCTGTCGCAGTTCACCGTCGCGGTCGTCGGTGCCCGTGCCGCCTCCGGCTACGGGGTGCGTGTTACTCATGACCTGGCCGGTGATTTGGCTGAGCGTGGTTGGACGGTTATCAGTGGCGGCGCGTTCGGGATCGATGCCGCCGCTCATCGCGCGGCGCTCACCCGTGGTGGTCGCACGATCGCCGTTGTCGCGACCGGGCTGGGTCGCGCCTACCCGGCCGCGCATCGCGAGTTGTTCGACCGGATCGCCGAGTCCGGGATGCTCATCTCCGAGTATCCGCCCGATACCCCGGCGGCCAAACACCGGTTCCTGCAACGCAATCGGCTCGTCGCCGCGCTGTCGAGCGCCGTCGTCATTCCCGAATGCGTCTTCCGGGGCGACACCCGCAATACCGCCAACTGGGCGCGTCAGCTCAACCGCCCGGTGCTCGCGGTCCCCGGACCGATCTACTCCGCGGCCTCGACCGGCTGCCACGAGCTGATCCGCGCTGGTCATGCCCGCCTGGTCACCGATGCCCAACAGGTCATCGACGACATCACATCCACCCCCGCCCCGCCGCACAGCGGTGACCGGCCCATCGCATAA
- a CDS encoding ParB/RepB/Spo0J family partition protein translates to MTTSTLTAVADPTTDPGPDTDPVAVEETPSVAAEQPAPPVEEPTVIEEPPVLDLPEAKAEYLDPAQLVIAENVRKSFDLTAHPDEAASIREFGVGNPIRAEREPDGSVHVVDGQIRTLIAREVGLTRVPVWVTDAPTDIDAKERRIARTLTQMNLNDRRIPLTDTDRATGIALMLDLGASATRIAKGLQRKRSEIQKTAAVGASDTAKQLLEQRQYGLDQLAVIAHYENLGDTDAVERLATAGRWSFASTAKRIEHDRAETRARLQESLPYGAYGFGILATEPNTSEPDPDYIPASDLVTAASEPVSEELIYADPGQWVVYLEVQDNGLLVDKDTGAIIDPGTVDWSTRGDLSAEPADGRVHAEQVQWRDRWIPIYFLPASGLADSGLQRLIPDTGESSEEAAAKAAAEREQARQDRRRVIELNKRGDAANARRQEFLPRLLAGRTPPRQAAAFVAESMAHSLDPSVLQKVTKLLGVGGSTQQLVAAIHAAAPSRAWMIVLAMQVAAAEAPIGKSFWRDSSAATKRYLHFLADAVAGTELDFALVDVEQAAAGDIDYRDIDLAS, encoded by the coding sequence TTGACTACTTCCACCCTGACCGCCGTTGCCGACCCGACCACCGATCCCGGCCCTGACACCGACCCGGTGGCTGTCGAAGAGACCCCCTCCGTTGCCGCCGAACAGCCCGCCCCTCCGGTCGAAGAGCCGACCGTCATCGAGGAGCCGCCGGTGCTCGACCTGCCCGAGGCCAAGGCGGAGTACCTGGATCCGGCGCAGTTGGTAATCGCCGAAAACGTCCGCAAGAGTTTCGATCTCACCGCCCACCCCGACGAGGCCGCGTCGATTCGCGAGTTCGGTGTCGGCAACCCGATCCGCGCCGAACGCGAGCCCGACGGCTCCGTGCATGTCGTCGACGGGCAGATCCGCACACTGATCGCCCGCGAAGTCGGCCTGACGCGAGTGCCGGTGTGGGTCACCGACGCCCCCACCGACATCGACGCCAAGGAACGCCGGATCGCGCGGACGTTGACCCAGATGAACCTCAACGACCGCCGTATCCCGCTCACCGACACCGACCGCGCCACCGGCATCGCGTTGATGCTCGACCTCGGCGCGTCGGCCACCCGGATCGCGAAAGGATTGCAGCGCAAACGCTCAGAGATCCAGAAGACTGCCGCGGTCGGCGCCTCCGATACCGCCAAGCAGCTGCTCGAGCAGCGCCAGTACGGCCTCGATCAACTCGCAGTGATCGCCCACTACGAGAACCTGGGCGACACCGACGCAGTCGAACGCCTGGCGACGGCGGGCCGGTGGAGCTTCGCCTCCACCGCGAAACGGATCGAGCACGACCGCGCCGAAACCCGCGCCCGCCTCCAGGAATCGCTGCCCTACGGCGCGTACGGGTTCGGCATCCTCGCCACCGAACCCAACACCAGCGAACCGGACCCGGACTACATCCCGGCCAGCGATCTGGTCACCGCCGCGAGTGAGCCGGTCAGCGAGGAGCTCATCTACGCCGACCCGGGCCAGTGGGTGGTGTATCTCGAGGTGCAGGACAACGGGCTGCTGGTGGACAAGGACACCGGCGCGATCATCGACCCGGGCACCGTCGACTGGAGTACCCGCGGCGATCTGTCCGCCGAGCCCGCCGACGGGCGGGTGCACGCTGAGCAGGTGCAGTGGCGCGACCGCTGGATCCCCATCTACTTCCTGCCCGCCAGCGGACTCGCCGACAGCGGCCTGCAACGACTCATCCCCGATACCGGTGAGAGCTCCGAAGAGGCCGCCGCGAAGGCGGCGGCTGAGCGGGAGCAAGCGCGCCAGGACCGGCGGCGGGTGATCGAGCTGAACAAACGCGGGGACGCGGCCAACGCGCGACGGCAGGAGTTCCTGCCGCGCCTGCTGGCCGGGCGCACCCCGCCGCGGCAGGCCGCGGCGTTCGTCGCCGAATCCATGGCCCATTCCCTGGATCCGAGCGTGTTGCAGAAGGTGACCAAGCTGCTCGGGGTCGGTGGTTCTACCCAGCAGCTGGTCGCAGCGATCCATGCCGCGGCACCGTCGCGGGCGTGGATGATCGTGCTGGCCATGCAGGTCGCCGCCGCCGAGGCGCCGATCGGCAAGAGCTTCTGGCGCGACAGCTCCGCGGCGACGAAACGGTATCTGCATTTCCTCGCCGACGCCGTAGCCGGAACCGAGCTGGACTTCGCGCTGGTCGATGTCGAACAGGCCGCCGCCGGAGACATCGACTACCGCGACATCGACCTCGCCTCCTGA
- a CDS encoding single-stranded DNA-binding protein encodes MAADTPLTVIGNLTADPELRFTPAGHAVANFTVASTPRYFDRNANEWKDAEALFMPCSIWREAAENVAESLTRGARVIVSGRLKQRSWQTTEGEKRSRVELEVDEIGPSLRFATAKVNRTSRSGGTGGFGEQRDRSRDLVGAATGSRGGDDNPWATTSSGFGGGFGGNEEPGF; translated from the coding sequence ATGGCCGCAGACACCCCGCTGACGGTGATCGGGAACCTGACCGCTGATCCAGAGTTGAGGTTCACCCCCGCCGGTCACGCGGTCGCGAATTTCACCGTCGCCTCCACCCCACGGTATTTCGACCGCAACGCCAACGAGTGGAAAGACGCCGAGGCGTTGTTCATGCCGTGCAGCATCTGGCGTGAGGCCGCCGAGAACGTCGCCGAATCGCTCACCCGCGGTGCAAGGGTCATCGTCTCGGGCCGGTTGAAGCAGCGCAGCTGGCAGACCACCGAAGGTGAAAAGCGCAGCCGGGTCGAACTCGAGGTCGACGAGATCGGGCCATCGCTTCGGTTCGCCACCGCGAAAGTCAACCGCACCAGCCGCAGCGGCGGCACCGGGGGCTTCGGCGAGCAACGTGACCGCTCCCGCGACCTCGTCGGGGCAGCCACCGGCAGCCGCGGCGGTGACGACAATCCCTGGGCGACCACCAGCAGCGGATTCGGCGGCGGATTCGGCGGCAACGAGGAGCCCGGGTTCTAG
- a CDS encoding DUF4326 domain-containing protein, producing the protein MVHYIDPVQLDTTELQQHLAAGTPVVVSIRAEAGHTHLIDWARRHNLFVRIDRASDWGNPYIIGRHGNRDDVITAHAHHIPRRVDLLTRLRRGALAGHVLGCWSAPKPCHGHTLSALSLDPDLDPLAAVRIQQRRRT; encoded by the coding sequence ATGGTTCACTACATCGATCCTGTACAGCTGGACACCACCGAACTCCAACAGCACCTCGCCGCTGGCACGCCGGTCGTGGTGTCCATCCGCGCCGAGGCCGGACACACGCACCTGATCGACTGGGCGCGACGCCACAACCTATTCGTGCGCATCGACCGGGCCAGCGACTGGGGCAACCCCTACATCATCGGCCGCCACGGCAACCGCGACGACGTCATCACCGCCCACGCCCACCACATCCCCCGCCGTGTCGACCTGCTCACCCGCCTGCGACGCGGCGCACTCGCCGGGCATGTCCTCGGCTGCTGGAGCGCACCCAAACCCTGCCACGGCCACACCCTCAGCGCACTGAGCCTCGATCCCGACCTCGACCCGCTCGCGGCCGTCCGGATCCAGCAGCGCAGGCGAACGTGA
- a CDS encoding IS3 family transposase (programmed frameshift) yields the protein MPKKIDPVLRSQAVRLVREHRSEYSTERAVHVQVAESLGVSRESVRRWVMQEEIDAGQVPGVTSDERDELRRLRAENKRLREVNDILKSATNFLRGGTRPPKPLIVAFTDQMRAAGHAVESILIALSTAGLKIAARTLRAWCAPAGPGNRPAARTVTDALIQDAIRTLAFTTTAAGQRVLTPEGLYGRRKMLALIRRTLFPDAGFGAVDRAMRSLGLTGVVRGKRARTTISNPADTRAPDLLDRDFTAVAPDRKWVTDFTYVRTYQSFSYVAFIVDCFSQKIVGWHASIKRDVELVDVPLRMALWRRGHEGNPVERGQLTCHSDAGSQYTSIRFTEHLRIEGISPSIGSVGDAYDNALMETINGLYKAECIRTAVFHDGPWKTIADVEYATAAWVEWYNNRRLHSSLGMISPTEYEAAHYADTDRWAE from the exons ATGCCCAAAAAGATCGACCCAGTGCTTCGGAGCCAGGCCGTCAGGCTTGTGCGGGAGCACCGCTCGGAGTACTCGACCGAGCGTGCCGTGCATGTCCAGGTCGCCGAGTCCCTCGGCGTGTCCCGGGAATCGGTGCGGCGCTGGGTGATGCAGGAAGAGATCGACGCGGGCCAGGTGCCGGGTGTGACCAGCGACGAACGCGACGAGTTGCGCCGGTTGCGGGCGGAGAACAAGCGGCTGCGTGAGGTCAACGACATCCTGAAATCGGCGACAA ATTTTCTTCGCGGGGGAACTCGACCCCCGAAACCGCTGATCGTGGCATTCACCGACCAGATGCGCGCTGCTGGTCACGCCGTCGAGTCGATCTTGATCGCCCTCAGCACCGCTGGGCTCAAGATCGCGGCACGAACCTTGCGGGCCTGGTGTGCCCCGGCTGGACCCGGGAACAGGCCGGCGGCCAGGACCGTGACCGACGCCCTGATCCAGGACGCGATCCGGACCCTGGCGTTCACCACCACCGCAGCCGGGCAGCGTGTGCTGACCCCGGAAGGGCTCTATGGCCGGCGCAAGATGCTGGCTCTCATCCGCCGGACCCTGTTCCCCGACGCCGGGTTCGGGGCCGTCGACCGAGCCATGCGCTCGCTCGGCTTGACCGGTGTCGTGCGTGGTAAACGAGCCAGGACCACGATCTCGAACCCGGCCGACACCAGAGCACCTGATCTACTTGACCGGGACTTCACCGCGGTCGCGCCGGACCGGAAGTGGGTGACAGATTTCACGTATGTGCGGACGTATCAGTCGTTTTCGTATGTCGCGTTCATTGTGGACTGCTTCTCCCAGAAGATCGTGGGCTGGCATGCCTCGATCAAACGGGACGTCGAGCTGGTCGATGTGCCGTTACGGATGGCGCTGTGGCGCCGTGGCCATGAAGGTAATCCGGTCGAAAGAGGTCAGTTGACATGCCATTCCGATGCGGGGTCTCAATACACCAGTATCCGCTTCACCGAGCATCTGCGGATCGAGGGCATCAGCCCATCGATCGGCAGCGTCGGCGACGCCTACGACAACGCCCTGATGGAGACCATAAACGGCCTCTATAAGGCCGAATGCATCCGCACGGCGGTGTTCCACGACGGTCCGTGGAAGACGATCGCCGATGTCGAGTACGCGACCGCGGCATGGGTCGAGTGGTACAACAACCGGCGCTTGCATTCGAGTCTGGGCATGATCTCACCGACCGAGTACGAGGCAGCGCACTACGCTGACACAGACCGATGGGCCGAGTGA